The Haloterrigena salifodinae genome window below encodes:
- a CDS encoding DegT/DnrJ/EryC1/StrS family aminotransferase, with protein sequence MSDEIPLFEIPWDETDVTNAVDSLTRGSYWANGPYIEEFERGLEEYLGIEHAITVNSGTTALVAALTAHGIGEGDEVIVPSFTFIATANAVRLVGARPVFADIERETYGIDPEHAATLITDNTAAIVPVHPYGAPCEIGLLEDIAADADVALIEDAAEAFGSDYRGRTLGTIGDSAALSFCQNKILPTGEGGAVVTDDDDVARRLDRFRSHGRASENYFDSSDSGEYVSLGTNVRMSDLVASIGCSQLEKVEDHIANRRRVATRLSEGLADVDGVEPHTAGGRGRHVYQLYTVSFDESVDRAVVIDTLSSRGISSKIYWEPAAHLTRSYRDEYGYQPGSLPVTEEVAGRVLSLPMHPELSADQIDRITSAVEAGVERGWEVETVDRSSPAN encoded by the coding sequence ATGAGCGACGAGATTCCGTTATTCGAAATTCCGTGGGACGAAACCGACGTGACCAACGCCGTCGATTCGCTCACGCGGGGCTCCTACTGGGCGAACGGGCCGTACATCGAAGAATTCGAGCGCGGACTCGAGGAGTACCTCGGCATCGAGCACGCGATAACGGTCAACTCCGGGACGACGGCGCTGGTCGCCGCGCTGACGGCACACGGGATCGGCGAGGGCGACGAGGTGATCGTCCCCTCGTTTACGTTCATCGCGACGGCGAACGCCGTCCGACTCGTCGGCGCACGACCGGTATTCGCCGACATCGAGCGGGAGACGTACGGGATCGATCCGGAGCACGCCGCGACGCTGATAACCGACAATACGGCCGCGATCGTTCCCGTTCATCCGTACGGCGCCCCCTGCGAGATCGGCCTGCTCGAGGATATCGCCGCCGACGCAGACGTGGCGCTGATCGAAGACGCCGCCGAGGCGTTCGGATCCGATTACCGCGGCCGCACGCTGGGGACAATCGGCGACTCCGCCGCGCTGAGTTTCTGTCAGAACAAGATCCTGCCGACCGGCGAGGGCGGAGCCGTCGTCACCGACGACGACGACGTCGCCCGCCGACTCGACCGGTTTCGATCGCACGGTCGGGCCTCGGAGAACTACTTCGACTCGAGCGACAGCGGTGAGTACGTCAGCTTAGGAACGAACGTCCGAATGTCGGATCTCGTCGCGAGCATCGGCTGTTCCCAACTCGAGAAGGTCGAAGACCACATCGCGAACCGACGGCGCGTCGCGACGCGCCTCTCCGAGGGACTCGCAGACGTCGACGGCGTCGAACCCCACACGGCGGGCGGTCGCGGCCGGCACGTCTACCAGCTCTATACCGTTTCCTTCGACGAAAGCGTCGATCGAGCCGTCGTTATCGACACGTTATCTTCCCGGGGTATCTCGTCGAAAATCTACTGGGAACCGGCCGCTCATCTGACGCGGAGCTACCGCGACGAGTACGGCTACCAACCGGGTTCGCTCCCCGTCACGGAGGAAGTCGCAGGACGCGTTCTCTCATTACCGATGCACCCGGAACTCTCCGCGGATCAGATCGACCGTATCACGTCGGCCGTCGAAGCCGGCGTCGAACGCGGCTGGGAAGTCGAGACGGTGGATCGATCCAGCCCGGCAAACTGA
- a CDS encoding DUF4097 family beta strand repeat-containing protein, with protein sequence MTPTTSRRSILAGIAVGTVAGVAGCLADGREVEESVTERRSAADLSAVAVSTAIGDVTVRPTSRDEVIVDGRKAAVSPDDLETIGLETTTNGDCLELTVKRDESRTLFGFRPVPVLDLSVAVPERLAVQSVDTRTGEIDVSDVRGDLTAVTETGAVRAEAVDGTVSATTEAGAIDLVDPASIERLETDSGDVTATLPDIERDATIETSSGDVELRLPDELDLTLDITTDSGEITVSDVAALPEMAGDSLIEAVVGQGTHRLEVRTVTGNVTVTGRERSNE encoded by the coding sequence ATGACTCCCACGACGTCGCGACGGTCGATCCTGGCCGGGATCGCTGTCGGGACCGTCGCAGGGGTGGCCGGTTGTCTCGCGGATGGCCGCGAGGTCGAGGAATCGGTCACCGAACGGCGTTCCGCGGCCGATCTCTCCGCGGTGGCCGTCTCGACGGCGATCGGCGACGTTACCGTTCGCCCGACGTCCCGAGACGAAGTCATCGTCGACGGCCGGAAGGCCGCCGTCAGCCCGGACGACCTCGAGACGATCGGGCTCGAGACGACCACCAACGGCGACTGCCTCGAGTTGACGGTCAAGCGGGACGAGTCGCGGACGCTCTTTGGCTTTCGACCCGTTCCGGTCCTCGACCTCTCCGTCGCCGTCCCCGAGCGCCTCGCGGTTCAGAGCGTCGATACGAGGACGGGCGAAATCGACGTCAGCGACGTCCGCGGCGATCTCACCGCGGTCACGGAAACCGGAGCCGTCCGCGCCGAAGCCGTCGACGGAACCGTCTCGGCGACGACCGAGGCCGGAGCGATTGATCTCGTCGATCCGGCGTCGATCGAGCGCCTCGAGACCGACTCCGGCGACGTCACGGCGACGCTGCCGGATATCGAGCGGGACGCGACGATCGAGACGTCGTCCGGCGACGTCGAACTGCGTCTCCCCGACGAACTTGATCTGACGCTCGACATCACGACCGACTCGGGCGAGATCACCGTCTCCGACGTGGCGGCGCTGCCGGAGATGGCCGGCGATTCGCTGATCGAAGCCGTCGTCGGACAGGGAACGCACCGACTCGAGGTCCGGACGGTAACAGGGAACGTGACGGTAACCGGGCGAGAGCGATCGAACGAGTAG
- a CDS encoding alpha/beta fold hydrolase: MAEATPPDTGEEMETVTSADGTEIAFERTGSGPPLVLVHGGVCDHRFWELSDVRATFADHCTVYAIDCRGVGESGDVTERSSTGQPEADASGDANEYDLEREFEDVATVVEAIDEPVTLLGHSSGALLSLEAALRTDNLHKLILYEPPITFDDRELYSDEVLAEMEQLLDDGENEQVLVLFLQEIAQSTPKEIDAQRSAPDWQDLVDAAHVWPRSLAAVGEYEFNAARFADMTTPTLLLSGGESPPFLKDATGPIYDALPNSQIGTFDEHAHEAMLTATDRFTGEVLSFIRAEN; the protein is encoded by the coding sequence ATGGCAGAAGCAACGCCACCAGACACGGGTGAGGAGATGGAAACAGTCACGTCCGCAGACGGGACTGAGATTGCCTTCGAACGGACGGGGAGCGGACCACCGCTCGTGCTCGTTCATGGAGGTGTCTGTGACCACAGGTTCTGGGAGTTATCCGACGTCCGTGCCACCTTCGCGGACCACTGCACGGTCTATGCGATTGATTGTCGTGGTGTTGGTGAGAGCGGCGACGTCACCGAGCGAAGCTCGACCGGCCAACCGGAAGCGGATGCTTCCGGTGACGCCAACGAGTATGATCTGGAACGGGAGTTCGAGGACGTGGCTACGGTCGTTGAGGCAATTGACGAACCTGTAACTCTCCTTGGGCACTCATCGGGAGCACTCTTATCACTTGAAGCGGCCCTGCGAACCGATAACCTACATAAGCTCATTCTGTACGAGCCACCCATTACGTTCGACGACCGGGAACTCTACTCCGATGAGGTGCTTGCGGAAATGGAACAGCTGCTGGACGACGGTGAAAACGAGCAGGTGCTCGTTCTGTTCCTGCAAGAGATCGCTCAATCCACGCCGAAGGAAATCGACGCGCAACGCTCGGCCCCGGACTGGCAGGATCTCGTGGACGCGGCGCATGTCTGGCCCCGCAGCTTAGCAGCGGTCGGCGAGTACGAGTTCAATGCAGCCCGGTTCGCCGACATGACGACGCCGACGTTGCTGTTGTCCGGCGGCGAGAGCCCTCCGTTCTTGAAAGATGCGACGGGCCCGATTTACGACGCGCTCCCGAACAGCCAGATCGGTACCTTCGATGAGCACGCACACGAGGCGATGCTCACCGCGACAGACCGCTTCACGGGAGAAGTACTCTCATTCATCCGAGCAGAGAACTAA
- a CDS encoding universal stress protein UspA, producing MHYLVGTTSVHTTAAICDYLDERATADDTVTVVAVAPTDDATARRDAHEALNVAPVRLATVGEVRTALREDDDDPSAALLEEAATAEVDELLITPREVTGDASSGVGTTARALLEESSLPVVVVPASEL from the coding sequence ATGCACTATCTCGTCGGAACGACGTCCGTCCACACGACGGCAGCGATCTGTGACTACCTCGACGAGCGGGCGACGGCCGACGACACCGTCACGGTCGTCGCCGTCGCACCGACCGACGACGCGACGGCCCGTCGGGACGCACATGAGGCGCTGAACGTTGCCCCCGTCAGACTGGCAACCGTCGGTGAGGTCCGGACGGCGCTTCGCGAGGACGATGACGATCCGTCTGCGGCCCTGCTTGAGGAGGCTGCGACCGCCGAGGTCGACGAACTCCTGATCACGCCGCGCGAGGTGACCGGCGACGCCTCCTCGGGCGTCGGAACGACTGCTCGCGCCCTTCTCGAGGAGTCATCATTGCCCGTCGTCGTCGTTCCGGCTTCCGAACTGTAA
- a CDS encoding NAD-dependent epimerase/dehydratase family protein, which produces MRWPVTADAGTSIRMAIARIDRSDYRGIVVVDDEDRLVGTATVDQLRQALRDGAAPDAPVATAVDEEPTVVDASGWQRTVDTDSEARKNAADETVVTPVVDEEGTVIDVTVAERLDRPAADAEPTAAGVDRVLVVGGAGYLGSVLCRQLLDEGFDVRVLDPLLYGDAGIAALTDDDRFTLYRDDARSVDAVLEAIDGVDAVVHLGGIVGDPASEIDPEKTLEYNLHSTQLLASLCKYHGITRFLFASTCSVYGRSDGDTERLAEDDARNPVSLYARLKIQSERVLRELADEHFAPTILRMATVYGRSPRMRFDLVGNILPVKAYSEGVVPVFGGDQYRPKVHVADAARAYVECLTAPIEDVGDAVFNVGSNEQNYRIDELATIVEDCFPDASIEYHDELTDERSYRVEFDRIRSVLGFEPGHTIRDHCLELREAFEDGLYEEYTATRYNNYETLDQAPSFENTTAVLESDDDEPTTERPHEKLPSGEV; this is translated from the coding sequence ATGAGATGGCCAGTTACAGCCGATGCAGGGACGTCTATCCGGATGGCGATCGCGCGGATCGATCGCTCCGATTACAGAGGTATCGTTGTTGTCGACGACGAAGACCGGCTCGTCGGAACGGCGACGGTCGATCAACTCAGACAAGCCCTCCGCGACGGCGCTGCGCCCGACGCACCGGTTGCGACTGCCGTCGACGAGGAGCCGACCGTCGTCGACGCGAGCGGCTGGCAGCGAACGGTCGACACCGATTCCGAGGCCCGCAAAAACGCGGCTGACGAGACGGTTGTCACTCCCGTCGTCGACGAGGAGGGGACCGTTATCGACGTCACGGTCGCCGAGCGCCTTGACCGACCCGCGGCCGACGCCGAACCGACAGCCGCCGGCGTCGACCGAGTACTCGTCGTCGGCGGCGCGGGATACCTCGGCTCCGTCCTCTGCCGCCAACTCCTCGACGAGGGGTTCGACGTTCGCGTCCTCGATCCGCTGCTGTACGGCGACGCCGGGATCGCCGCGCTGACCGATGACGATCGGTTCACCCTGTATCGGGACGATGCGCGATCGGTCGACGCGGTCCTCGAGGCGATCGACGGCGTCGACGCGGTCGTTCACCTCGGCGGGATCGTCGGCGATCCGGCCTCCGAAATCGATCCCGAGAAGACCCTCGAGTACAACCTCCACTCGACGCAGCTCCTGGCGTCGCTGTGCAAGTACCACGGCATCACGCGGTTCCTCTTCGCTTCGACGTGTAGCGTCTACGGTCGGTCCGACGGCGATACCGAACGGCTCGCCGAGGACGACGCGCGAAACCCCGTCTCGTTGTACGCTCGGCTAAAGATCCAGTCCGAACGCGTGCTCCGCGAGCTCGCCGACGAACACTTCGCCCCGACGATCCTCCGGATGGCGACGGTCTACGGCCGGTCGCCGCGGATGCGGTTCGATCTCGTCGGAAACATCCTCCCTGTGAAAGCCTACTCGGAAGGTGTCGTCCCCGTCTTCGGCGGCGACCAGTATCGGCCGAAAGTCCACGTCGCCGACGCCGCTCGCGCGTACGTCGAGTGCCTCACGGCGCCGATCGAGGACGTCGGCGACGCCGTCTTCAACGTCGGCTCGAACGAGCAGAACTATCGGATCGACGAACTCGCGACCATCGTCGAGGACTGTTTCCCCGACGCGTCGATCGAATACCACGACGAACTGACCGACGAGCGGAGCTACCGCGTCGAGTTCGACAGGATCCGATCGGTACTGGGCTTCGAGCCCGGACACACGATCCGCGATCACTGCCTCGAGTTGCGAGAGGCGTTCGAAGACGGGCTGTACGAGGAGTACACGGCCACCAGGTACAACAACTACGAAACGCTCGATCAGGCTCCGAGCTTCGAAAACACGACGGCCGTTCTCGAGTCCGACGACGACGAGCCGACGACCGAGCGCCCGCACGAAAAACTCCCCTCCGGCGAAGTGTAG
- a CDS encoding DUF7521 family protein, which translates to MSQDVVRIDQAPLFELLTVASLFLVALIGTLIAYQAYRGYRRNDASSMFYLAVGLLFLTLCPFLINVTVTTALQADQVVTVFFENVSRLVGLVAIMYSLYGQH; encoded by the coding sequence ATGAGCCAGGACGTCGTTCGAATCGATCAAGCACCCCTGTTTGAACTGTTGACCGTCGCGAGTCTCTTCCTCGTCGCGTTGATCGGGACACTCATCGCGTACCAGGCCTACCGCGGCTACCGTCGCAACGACGCGTCGTCGATGTTCTATCTCGCCGTCGGCCTGCTCTTTCTCACCCTCTGTCCGTTTCTGATCAACGTGACGGTGACGACCGCGTTACAGGCGGATCAGGTCGTCACGGTCTTTTTCGAAAACGTCAGCAGACTCGTCGGACTGGTCGCAATCATGTACTCGCTGTACGGGCAGCATTAA
- a CDS encoding cation:dicarboxylate symporter family transporter, producing MVAPTQIGLPVEGVGFIAGIDPLLDRLRTMTNVASDPTVATLVGHLNGEVYFSSGSWSGTTGASPSND from the coding sequence GTGGTCGCCCCGACCCAGATTGGGCTCCCCGTCGAGGGCGTCGGCTTCATTGCGGGCATCGATCCGCTGCTCGATCGGCTACGAACGATGACTAACGTCGCCAGCGATCCGACCGTCGCGACGCTCGTCGGCCACCTGAACGGCGAGGTCTACTTCTCGAGCGGCTCGTGGAGCGGGACGACGGGGGCGAGTCCGAGCAACGACTGA
- a CDS encoding M48 family metallopeptidase: MNDERIRLYGWMTITLVVLGVTALLSALVSGFLVTVIGVVVYGFAFQPSELPRVSALLPIACIAAVGVLAVLVWSERSAPDHAVRSIGASPAAETDHSELIDTVRRVAQQVGVPMPEVYVAPASEPFSLTTGFRLRTARLVVSEGALSLLERAELEAVVAHEIAHVANRDAAVMTAVSLPISAAGRVFRLFSGSNTGVEHGQPSRAGPMDLLVVVGLIQALPVWIVAICCWAALARSREFAADSGAVAITGDLAALATALEKIDTTLSEKPSTDLRNAELSALAIVEAPRERADIGGVPLPVPMRRFRRLVATHPSTERRLERLRRTAASGAPRYDVANED, translated from the coding sequence ATGAACGACGAGCGAATCCGACTCTACGGCTGGATGACGATAACGCTCGTCGTCCTCGGAGTGACGGCGCTACTGAGCGCGCTCGTCTCCGGATTCCTCGTCACCGTCATCGGAGTGGTCGTCTACGGATTTGCGTTTCAGCCGTCGGAACTCCCGCGCGTGTCGGCGCTGCTTCCGATCGCTTGCATCGCGGCCGTCGGCGTGTTGGCCGTCCTCGTCTGGAGCGAACGGTCGGCACCCGACCACGCGGTCCGCTCGATCGGTGCGAGTCCCGCCGCGGAGACCGACCACTCGGAACTGATCGATACCGTTCGTCGCGTCGCCCAGCAGGTTGGAGTCCCGATGCCGGAAGTGTACGTCGCTCCGGCTTCGGAGCCGTTCTCGCTGACGACGGGATTTCGGCTGCGGACCGCACGGCTCGTCGTGAGCGAGGGAGCGCTCTCGCTCCTCGAGCGAGCCGAACTCGAGGCCGTCGTCGCCCACGAGATCGCACACGTCGCGAATCGGGACGCGGCGGTGATGACCGCCGTCTCGTTGCCTATCAGCGCCGCAGGGCGCGTATTCCGTCTCTTCTCGGGTTCTAACACCGGCGTCGAACACGGGCAGCCGAGTCGTGCTGGACCGATGGATCTCCTCGTCGTGGTCGGACTGATCCAGGCGCTTCCGGTCTGGATCGTCGCCATTTGCTGTTGGGCGGCGTTGGCCCGATCGCGGGAGTTCGCCGCCGACAGCGGTGCGGTCGCGATCACCGGCGATCTGGCCGCCCTCGCGACTGCCCTCGAGAAGATCGATACGACGCTTTCCGAGAAGCCGTCGACCGACCTCAGGAACGCGGAGCTGTCGGCGCTCGCGATCGTCGAAGCGCCCCGAGAGCGAGCGGACATCGGTGGCGTTCCGCTTCCGGTACCGATGCGTCGGTTTCGTCGACTGGTCGCGACCCACCCGAGTACGGAGCGGCGACTCGAGCGACTTCGACGAACGGCGGCAAGCGGGGCTCCCCGATACGACGTCGCGAACGAGGACTGA
- a CDS encoding ArsR/SmtB family transcription factor, translated as MSEDTDLSTVLAVLDDEYARDILTHTSVEPMSASTLSERCDASLPTIYRRLDRLEECQLVSEETELAPDGNHYSVYSANLESLELSLGDGEFELEVTHQDEDDVADKFTRMWEGMR; from the coding sequence GTGAGTGAGGATACCGATTTATCGACGGTGCTCGCCGTGCTCGACGACGAGTACGCACGTGACATCCTCACCCATACGAGCGTCGAACCCATGTCTGCTAGTACCCTGAGCGAACGATGTGATGCGTCCCTGCCCACGATCTACCGACGGCTTGATCGTCTCGAAGAGTGTCAACTCGTCTCCGAAGAGACCGAGCTCGCCCCCGACGGCAATCACTACAGCGTCTACAGCGCGAACCTCGAGTCGTTGGAACTCTCCCTCGGCGACGGCGAGTTCGAACTCGAGGTCACTCACCAAGACGAAGATGACGTCGCCGACAAGTTCACCCGCATGTGGGAGGGGATGCGATGA
- a CDS encoding inorganic phosphate transporter, with protein sequence MSSILLVLSIALVAALFMSFTVGANSNSAPVAPAVGANALSVLRAALLVGVVAGLGAIFQGGSISETIGKDLVTGVAITPLAAATALLTAATLITIGNSWGYPIPSAFTVTGAMVGAGIALGGGFAVHEYVVILGFWFAIPIVEGVLAYGLARGLRSEAVPETVGIPVLGGAVGYALANIQLTVIPSPTDGQGSVARFVASRYHLLPTEFIGSYTAGTALVSTAVGLFALVATRLLLRRDEDTGINQFLIVLGLIVVFTSGGTQVGLATGPLETIFESDLQLSSIYLLGLGGMGILAGAWIRAPRLIQAVSNEYASLGPRRSIAALIPAFLIAQLAIVLGIPISFNKVMIASIVGSGLAASSSGGGGVSMRKAGYTIGSWIGSMLGAGLVSFALYYVLRAILGLG encoded by the coding sequence ATGTCATCGATACTGCTCGTTCTGAGTATTGCGCTCGTCGCTGCCCTGTTCATGTCGTTCACGGTCGGGGCCAACAGCAACTCCGCTCCCGTCGCACCCGCTGTGGGGGCGAACGCACTGTCTGTCCTCCGGGCGGCACTCCTCGTTGGTGTGGTCGCCGGACTCGGGGCAATATTTCAGGGAGGGAGTATTTCAGAAACGATCGGAAAGGACCTCGTTACCGGCGTCGCTATCACCCCGCTCGCAGCGGCGACGGCTCTGCTCACCGCCGCGACGCTCATCACGATCGGAAACTCGTGGGGGTATCCGATTCCGTCAGCATTCACGGTCACGGGAGCGATGGTCGGTGCCGGCATCGCTCTCGGCGGCGGGTTTGCAGTCCACGAGTACGTCGTGATTCTCGGGTTCTGGTTCGCGATTCCGATCGTCGAGGGTGTCCTCGCGTACGGTCTCGCACGCGGCCTTCGTAGTGAGGCCGTTCCCGAAACCGTCGGGATACCAGTACTCGGTGGCGCTGTCGGGTACGCGCTGGCCAACATCCAGTTGACGGTCATCCCGAGTCCGACCGACGGACAAGGCTCGGTCGCTCGCTTCGTCGCCAGCCGGTATCACCTCCTGCCCACCGAGTTCATCGGTTCGTACACCGCCGGGACGGCACTCGTGAGTACTGCTGTCGGACTTTTCGCGCTCGTAGCCACGCGATTACTTCTTCGGCGCGACGAGGATACGGGCATCAATCAGTTTCTGATCGTTCTCGGACTTATCGTCGTCTTCACCAGTGGCGGCACGCAGGTCGGCTTAGCGACCGGTCCGTTAGAAACGATCTTCGAGTCGGACCTTCAGCTCAGTTCGATCTACTTGCTGGGACTCGGCGGGATGGGGATTCTCGCCGGGGCGTGGATTCGAGCGCCGCGACTCATTCAAGCGGTCTCGAACGAGTACGCCTCGCTCGGTCCCCGACGGTCGATTGCCGCCCTCATTCCGGCCTTCCTGATCGCACAACTCGCAATCGTACTCGGAATTCCGATTTCGTTTAACAAAGTGATGATTGCGAGTATCGTCGGAAGCGGTCTCGCAGCGAGCTCCTCGGGTGGCGGCGGCGTCTCGATGCGCAAAGCGGGGTACACTATCGGATCATGGATCGGCTCGATGCTCGGAGCCGGACTCGTCAGTTTTGCGCTCTATTACGTCCTGCGTGCTATCCTCGGTCTCGGGTGA
- a CDS encoding tyrosine-type recombinase/integrase, translated as MRNSNSEPSAAGKSLEKAKDEFVAERDGNYASNLEYVLENWIDWTPERVRTLEDVSALTMRNYASHLKQRAHADDGISDTSARTYYNYVSALLTRSVEVGDLAENPAEKREAKKPLPSGTTNSAEQQFWSPEQRRAIMDYVDERARDAIDEDATDAFEEVRDRALIAVLAYSGVRGAEVLADSRDNRRNGLRWHSVDLENGVITVLGKNQKREPTPLPEQAVAPLRRLERLLDPPSGEWPVFPSRHPPSLYDRIEGAGRESPDGDPWEYILENGIEPPSMSTSGARTLLKRLSDEADVPELDEDEYLTLHGARRGVGETLYRERGAVEAQRTLRHADPKTTSEMYSHIEASEQAEDNTAVFDDE; from the coding sequence ATGAGAAACAGCAATTCCGAGCCTTCCGCCGCGGGCAAATCCCTCGAGAAGGCTAAGGACGAGTTTGTCGCCGAACGCGACGGCAACTACGCATCGAACCTCGAGTACGTCCTCGAGAACTGGATCGACTGGACGCCCGAGCGCGTTCGGACCCTCGAGGACGTGTCCGCGCTCACGATGCGAAACTACGCGTCGCACCTCAAGCAGCGGGCACATGCCGACGACGGGATCAGCGATACGTCGGCGCGGACGTACTACAACTACGTCTCGGCGCTGCTGACCCGATCCGTCGAGGTCGGGGATCTCGCGGAGAACCCCGCGGAGAAGCGGGAGGCGAAGAAGCCGCTTCCGTCAGGAACAACCAACAGCGCCGAACAGCAGTTCTGGTCGCCCGAGCAGCGTCGGGCGATCATGGATTACGTCGACGAACGCGCTCGCGACGCGATCGACGAGGACGCGACCGACGCGTTCGAGGAAGTCCGCGATCGAGCGCTGATCGCCGTGCTCGCCTATTCGGGCGTCCGCGGAGCCGAGGTACTGGCCGACTCCCGCGATAACCGACGTAACGGCTTGCGGTGGCACAGCGTCGATCTCGAGAACGGCGTCATCACGGTGCTCGGAAAGAACCAGAAACGTGAGCCGACCCCGCTCCCCGAGCAGGCGGTAGCACCGCTCCGACGACTCGAGCGGCTCCTCGACCCGCCGTCCGGCGAATGGCCCGTCTTTCCCTCCCGGCATCCACCATCGCTGTACGATCGTATCGAAGGCGCAGGGCGCGAGTCTCCGGACGGTGACCCGTGGGAATACATCCTCGAGAACGGGATCGAACCGCCGTCGATGAGCACCTCCGGCGCGCGGACGTTATTGAAGCGGTTGTCGGACGAAGCCGACGTACCAGAACTCGACGAGGACGAATATCTCACGCTACACGGCGCTCGCCGCGGCGTCGGCGAAACGCTCTATCGGGAGCGTGGGGCCGTCGAGGCCCAACGGACGCTTCGCCACGCCGACCCGAAAACGACCTCGGAGATGTACTCGCATATCGAAGCGAGCGAGCAAGCCGAAGACAATACGGCGGTGTTCGACGACGAGTAG
- a CDS encoding alpha/beta hydrolase family protein has protein sequence MTETEYRIAVADGETIAAVHHEASGDDWIVFCHGFLSDKSGSYERRCQRAVENGYNAVRFDFRGCGDSDGRFVEQTLSDKLADLRAVLEYVAPPSVVLFGSSFGGKVAFHAAVDDKRVAAVATRAPVTYNRAFDEYRAIVERESSSRQAAGSEQREGPDEASGETARAKRDANCEGVYEFETGDRIDERFFDDFEAYEFDDVAASLSVPVAIFHGREDDSVDVGDSVDAAAALETDVLLETFAAEGHRFSTDAEARLLERLFHWLETQ, from the coding sequence ATGACCGAAACGGAATATCGGATCGCCGTCGCCGACGGGGAGACGATCGCCGCCGTCCACCACGAGGCCTCCGGCGACGACTGGATCGTCTTCTGTCACGGCTTTCTGAGCGACAAGAGCGGGAGCTACGAGCGTCGGTGTCAACGGGCGGTCGAGAACGGGTACAATGCCGTCCGATTCGACTTCCGCGGCTGCGGGGACTCCGACGGACGGTTCGTCGAACAGACGCTGAGCGACAAACTCGCGGATCTGCGCGCCGTCCTCGAATACGTCGCGCCGCCGTCGGTCGTCCTCTTCGGCTCGAGTTTCGGCGGCAAGGTCGCGTTCCACGCGGCCGTCGACGACAAGCGGGTCGCGGCCGTCGCGACGCGAGCGCCCGTGACGTACAACCGCGCGTTCGACGAGTATCGGGCGATCGTCGAGCGCGAGTCCTCGAGTAGGCAAGCGGCGGGATCCGAGCAACGCGAGGGTCCCGATGAAGCGAGCGGTGAAACCGCGAGAGCGAAGCGAGACGCGAACTGCGAGGGCGTCTACGAGTTCGAAACCGGCGACCGAATCGACGAGCGGTTCTTCGACGACTTCGAGGCCTACGAGTTCGACGACGTCGCGGCGTCGCTATCGGTCCCGGTTGCGATCTTCCACGGGCGCGAGGACGACTCCGTCGACGTCGGCGACAGCGTCGACGCCGCGGCCGCCCTGGAGACGGACGTCCTCCTCGAGACGTTCGCAGCGGAGGGACATCGGTTCTCGACCGACGCGGAGGCCCGGCTGCTCGAGCGACTGTTTCACTGGCTCGAAACGCAGTGA